From Cyclopterus lumpus isolate fCycLum1 chromosome 4, fCycLum1.pri, whole genome shotgun sequence, a single genomic window includes:
- the c4h1orf210 gene encoding type III endosome membrane protein TEMP, translated as MEPSSNSMLSTATPTATLNITLASLTSKYKSHNWAFLVAVLVTAIAISMLIALLAKCQVVRRYLASYRHTRLRETDTVSQCDPSVLEVEFAMHGGRGRGNNPHCIPAVSEEDDDGFIEDNYIPASERARAARAAENMEDTEEEMDEIEFSIA; from the exons ATGGAACCATCATCAAATAGCATGCTCTCGACAGCTACACCAACAGCAACACTAAACA TCACGTTGGCAAGTCTGACATCCAAATATAAATCTCACAACTGGGCGTTCCTGGTGGCTGTCCTGGTCACAGCCATCGCCATCTCCATGCTTATCGCCCTTCTAGCTAAATGCCAGGTGGTCCGTCGCTACCTGGCCAGCTACAGGCACACACGGCTCAGGGAGACGGACACCGTCAGCCAGTGTGACCCCTCAG TCCTGGAGGTGGAATTCGCCATGCATGGGGGACGTGGACGTGGAAATAACCCTCACTGTATCCCTGCTGTGAGCGAGGAAGACGATGACGGCTTCATTGAGGACAACTACATCCCGGCCAGCGAGAGAGCGAGGGCTGCAAGAGCAGcggagaacatggaggacaccgaggaggagatggatgaaaTTGAATTCAGCATCGCTTAG